Proteins encoded within one genomic window of Couchioplanes caeruleus:
- a CDS encoding cation-translocating P-type ATPase — MSDGTSTIDHPRADPADGRQPWFARAANAAVAALRSDADRGLGRGEAANRLRRYGPNRIAAEKPPSAWATALRQMRDPMNIMLVAVVVAGVLIGEISTSIIVGLLLMLNVVLGSRQELKARASVDALSRMQVPEAGVFRDGELTLVPAVDVVPGDIVRLEAGDLVPADGRILRSATLETQEAALTGESAPVAKDARTLPGEDVALGDRTSMLFQGTSVTRGTATMVVTATGMRTEMGRIATMLSTVHRTRSPLQRELDSLTKVLGIVAWSAVAFIVIVGWWRGMPFDQLLLLGTAMAISAIPTGLPAFVAGLLSYGAKSLAEAKAIVKNLTDVETLGATSAINTDKTGTLTMNEMMVSVLYAHDAWYTVSGEGYRKSGTITSAAGAPVPDFTRLALGLTLDSDATVGDDGAVVGDPTEAALVVLAAKLGVNAAETRRSYPRLAEVPFDSDYKFMATFHRYTVAGTERVVALVKGAPDVVLARCATAGGPLSGSPVPIEAARADIAAANRRMGEKGLRVLAFAARLIGPDEVPALTTDPMSLIRNLSFVAMAGMIDPLRAEAGDAVRTALAAGIDVRMITGDHAVTAQAIGANLGLGPGAISGSELRELSDDELARRLPELHVFGRVSPEDKLRLARSMQEQGLIVAMTGDAVNDAAALKQADIGVAMGSGSEVTKQAARMILTDDNFGTLVRAVEIGRRVYEKIVAYVRYQMTQLLGLVMLFVAATAFNVNQGVALTPSMVLYLFFCATAVGVVIIAVDPGDPEVMHRPPRNPAVPITNRAAVLFWILYAAVLFLAAFAPLVAGPDRPRPDAPSAAMTMTFVVMGLSTVGNALVNRRDPAGGLLPPVLKAAAIALIPIGLVVLATRVDFLQESLLTQALTGRQWLACLLLALALPLTVEVAKGIRRVHAPRVGLDAGRAIAPARARTGAMRRSS; from the coding sequence GGTGAGGCGGCGAACCGGTTGCGCCGGTACGGTCCCAACCGCATCGCCGCCGAGAAGCCACCCTCGGCGTGGGCCACCGCGCTGCGGCAGATGCGGGATCCGATGAACATCATGCTGGTGGCCGTCGTCGTCGCCGGCGTCCTGATCGGCGAGATCTCCACCTCGATCATCGTGGGACTGCTCCTGATGCTCAATGTGGTGCTGGGGTCCCGGCAGGAGCTCAAGGCACGGGCCAGCGTGGACGCCCTGTCCCGGATGCAGGTGCCCGAGGCCGGGGTGTTCCGCGACGGCGAGCTCACGCTGGTGCCCGCGGTCGACGTCGTTCCCGGCGACATCGTCCGCCTGGAGGCCGGCGATCTGGTTCCCGCCGACGGGCGCATCCTGCGCTCCGCGACGCTGGAGACGCAGGAGGCGGCGCTCACCGGGGAGAGCGCGCCGGTCGCCAAGGACGCCCGTACCCTGCCCGGCGAGGACGTCGCGCTCGGCGACCGGACGAGCATGCTGTTCCAGGGCACCTCGGTGACCCGGGGTACGGCGACCATGGTCGTCACGGCGACCGGCATGCGCACCGAGATGGGCCGGATCGCGACGATGCTGAGCACCGTGCACCGGACCCGGTCGCCGCTGCAGCGCGAGCTCGACTCGCTGACCAAGGTCCTCGGCATCGTCGCCTGGAGCGCGGTCGCCTTCATCGTGATCGTGGGCTGGTGGCGCGGCATGCCGTTCGACCAGCTCCTGCTGCTGGGCACCGCCATGGCCATCTCGGCGATCCCCACCGGCCTGCCGGCCTTCGTGGCCGGTCTGCTCTCGTACGGCGCCAAGAGCCTCGCGGAGGCGAAGGCCATCGTCAAGAACCTCACCGACGTCGAGACGCTCGGCGCCACCAGCGCCATCAACACCGACAAGACCGGCACGCTGACGATGAACGAGATGATGGTCTCGGTCCTCTATGCGCACGACGCCTGGTACACCGTCAGTGGCGAGGGCTACCGCAAGTCCGGCACCATCACGTCGGCGGCGGGGGCTCCGGTACCCGACTTCACCAGGCTGGCCCTGGGGCTCACCCTGGACAGCGACGCGACCGTCGGCGACGACGGCGCCGTGGTGGGCGATCCGACCGAGGCCGCGCTGGTGGTGCTGGCCGCCAAGCTCGGCGTGAACGCCGCGGAGACGCGGCGCAGCTATCCGCGGCTGGCCGAGGTGCCGTTCGACTCGGACTACAAGTTCATGGCCACGTTCCACCGGTACACGGTGGCCGGCACCGAGCGGGTCGTCGCCCTGGTCAAGGGTGCCCCGGACGTGGTGCTGGCGCGCTGCGCCACGGCCGGTGGCCCGTTGAGCGGTTCGCCGGTGCCGATCGAGGCGGCCCGCGCCGACATCGCCGCCGCGAATCGGCGCATGGGCGAGAAGGGGCTGCGGGTGCTCGCCTTCGCGGCCCGTCTCATCGGCCCCGACGAGGTTCCGGCGCTCACCACGGACCCGATGTCGCTCATACGGAACCTGAGTTTCGTCGCCATGGCGGGGATGATCGACCCGCTGCGCGCGGAGGCCGGGGACGCCGTACGCACCGCGCTGGCGGCCGGCATCGACGTCCGGATGATCACCGGCGACCACGCCGTCACGGCCCAGGCCATCGGTGCGAACCTCGGACTGGGACCGGGCGCGATCAGCGGCAGCGAGCTACGAGAGCTGTCCGACGACGAGTTGGCCCGGCGGCTGCCGGAGCTCCACGTCTTCGGCCGGGTCTCGCCCGAGGACAAGCTGCGCCTCGCCCGGTCGATGCAGGAGCAGGGCCTGATCGTCGCGATGACCGGGGACGCGGTCAACGACGCCGCGGCGCTGAAGCAGGCCGACATCGGCGTGGCGATGGGCAGCGGCAGCGAGGTCACGAAGCAGGCCGCGCGGATGATCCTCACCGACGACAACTTCGGCACGCTGGTCCGCGCCGTCGAGATCGGCCGCCGCGTCTACGAGAAGATCGTCGCGTACGTGCGCTACCAGATGACTCAACTCCTGGGTCTGGTGATGCTGTTCGTGGCGGCCACCGCCTTCAACGTCAACCAAGGTGTGGCGCTGACCCCGTCGATGGTGCTCTACCTGTTCTTCTGCGCCACCGCCGTCGGTGTCGTCATCATCGCCGTCGATCCGGGCGACCCCGAGGTCATGCACCGGCCGCCTCGGAACCCCGCGGTCCCGATCACCAATCGCGCCGCCGTCCTGTTCTGGATCCTCTATGCGGCCGTGCTCTTCCTCGCGGCGTTCGCGCCCCTGGTGGCCGGCCCGGACCGGCCGCGCCCCGACGCGCCGAGCGCCGCCATGACCATGACCTTCGTGGTCATGGGCCTGAGCACCGTCGGCAACGCCCTCGTCAACCGCCGCGATCCCGCCGGTGGGCTGCTGCCGCCGGTGCTCAAGGCCGCGGCGATCGCACTGATCCCGATCGGCCTGGTCGTGCTGGCGACACGCGTCGACTTCCTGCAAGAGAGCCTGCTGACCCAGGCGCTGACCGGACGGCAGTGGCTGGCCTGCCTCCTGCTCGCCCTGGCGCTGCCGCTGACCGTCGAGGTCGCGAAGGGGATCCGGCGCGTCCACGCACCGCGGGTGGGCCTCGACGCCGGACGCGCGATCGCACCCGCGAGAGCCCGGACCGGCGCGATGAGGAGAAGCTCATGA
- a CDS encoding LuxR C-terminal-related transcriptional regulator: protein MEVFDKAGRATGSLTQGRPTRRPRRCHGPSAPTPGDGAKVTRPQMFRAHVPRPRLSRVLDAALHVPVTLVCGGAGWGKTVLVSTWLDDRPFPVAWLTADRADDDVQSFWSGVVTALRAAGAVPHGDPPEEWHGVRSAARVRALAGGVLRLPTPTVMVIDDLQEFENGEVLRELGTLIDRPWPNLHLILISRSEPALPLYRLRLAGGLREIRVVDLAFTAEEAALLFTRLDLRLDGNDVVALLERTQGWPAGLQMAADFLTAPGGPHRISEFAGDVRPVDEYLTNEVLAELPPRTLRFLLCTSISEQLCGDLADAITLDDDGRRILEELELAGDFVVRLGARPLWFRYHRLLRDVLRHHLALECAPRVPELHGRAARWHLAHGSIHQALGHASAGGDWPLVGRVVVAQAVPLILSSDGAALVRALRGIPAAESATTAELTVCAALLLFDAGDWDAIPERLVAARGLLQGRPEEERTPVETAIRALELGVHGAIGDMPAVVAETTRLLTALSRFGTAEIPAAAQYRAIALTFKGVGLFWLGQTDLAERFLWNASTAARAAGTELVEINAVGHRALLEIMYGSVQEATRLATAALDLAERGGWRSAWQTVAAHLAMTLVHVGRRDLAQAEGALQQGRRALCQEPEAAQQLAWLGCQAELALARGEPSVARAVLAQARRQQGSRIRAPALDRWLLLIESRVDLRTGAYEAVEERYARVGVPTFAERVCQARAAFAVGELSRAEVLLAGSPAPLSETVTTVEAHVLTALIADARRQGLRAAAALAGAFALAEHEGLIAPFVAMAGGRLERLVRRQSLLTYRNTAFVSDVLKAMTATGAGENAAVQAGELSEREREVLSYLPTMLTAGDIAAELGVSINTVKAHLRSIYRKLNVARRREAVTHAREHGLI, encoded by the coding sequence GTGGAAGTCTTCGACAAGGCCGGACGGGCGACCGGCTCGCTGACCCAGGGGCGGCCGACCCGGCGACCGCGCCGGTGCCACGGGCCTTCGGCGCCCACCCCGGGTGATGGGGCGAAGGTGACCCGGCCGCAGATGTTCAGGGCGCACGTCCCTCGTCCGCGGCTGAGCCGCGTGCTCGACGCGGCGCTGCACGTTCCCGTGACGCTCGTCTGTGGCGGCGCCGGCTGGGGAAAGACCGTGCTGGTCTCGACCTGGTTGGACGACCGGCCCTTCCCGGTAGCCTGGCTCACCGCGGATCGCGCCGACGATGACGTGCAGTCCTTCTGGTCCGGCGTGGTGACGGCGTTGCGGGCGGCGGGGGCGGTGCCGCACGGTGATCCGCCGGAGGAGTGGCACGGTGTCCGCTCGGCCGCCCGGGTTCGCGCCCTGGCCGGCGGCGTCCTGCGGTTGCCGACGCCGACGGTCATGGTGATCGACGACCTTCAGGAATTCGAAAATGGTGAGGTTCTTCGCGAATTGGGCACGCTGATCGACCGTCCGTGGCCGAATCTGCATCTCATCCTGATCAGCCGATCAGAGCCCGCGCTCCCGTTGTACCGGCTGCGTCTTGCGGGAGGCCTGAGGGAGATCCGGGTCGTCGATCTCGCCTTCACCGCCGAGGAGGCAGCGCTGTTGTTCACCCGCCTCGACCTCCGCCTGGACGGCAACGACGTGGTCGCGCTTCTCGAGCGCACCCAAGGATGGCCGGCCGGCCTGCAGATGGCGGCCGACTTCCTGACCGCGCCGGGTGGGCCGCACCGGATCTCCGAATTCGCCGGCGACGTGCGGCCGGTCGACGAGTATCTGACGAACGAGGTCCTCGCCGAGCTACCGCCGCGGACGCTGCGCTTCCTGCTGTGCACGAGCATCTCTGAGCAGCTCTGCGGCGACCTGGCAGACGCGATCACCCTGGACGACGACGGCCGGCGGATCCTCGAGGAGCTCGAGCTGGCCGGCGACTTCGTCGTCCGGCTCGGTGCACGGCCGCTGTGGTTCCGCTACCACCGGCTTCTCCGCGACGTGCTGCGGCATCATCTTGCCCTGGAATGCGCCCCCCGCGTGCCGGAGTTGCACGGCCGGGCGGCACGCTGGCATCTCGCCCATGGCTCGATCCACCAGGCACTCGGTCACGCGTCCGCCGGCGGCGACTGGCCTCTGGTCGGCCGTGTGGTGGTCGCGCAGGCCGTCCCGCTGATCCTGTCGTCCGACGGGGCGGCGCTCGTCCGGGCCCTGCGGGGCATACCCGCCGCGGAGTCGGCGACGACGGCGGAGTTGACGGTGTGCGCGGCACTGCTGCTGTTCGACGCGGGGGACTGGGACGCGATCCCGGAACGTCTGGTGGCGGCGCGCGGACTTCTGCAGGGGCGGCCCGAGGAGGAACGGACGCCGGTCGAGACGGCGATCCGCGCGCTCGAACTGGGCGTCCACGGCGCGATCGGGGACATGCCGGCGGTCGTCGCGGAAACGACGCGGCTGCTGACCGCCCTCAGCAGGTTCGGCACCGCCGAGATACCTGCCGCCGCGCAGTATCGGGCGATCGCGCTGACCTTCAAAGGCGTCGGGCTGTTCTGGCTGGGACAGACGGATCTCGCGGAGCGGTTCCTGTGGAACGCGTCGACCGCCGCGCGAGCCGCCGGCACCGAGCTGGTCGAGATCAACGCGGTGGGACACCGGGCCCTGCTCGAGATCATGTACGGATCGGTCCAGGAAGCCACCCGCCTCGCCACGGCCGCCCTCGACCTGGCGGAACGGGGCGGCTGGAGGTCCGCGTGGCAGACCGTGGCCGCGCATCTGGCCATGACGCTGGTGCACGTCGGGCGCCGGGATCTGGCGCAGGCGGAGGGTGCCCTCCAGCAGGGCCGGCGAGCGCTCTGCCAGGAGCCGGAAGCCGCGCAGCAGTTGGCCTGGCTGGGCTGTCAGGCCGAACTGGCGCTGGCGCGGGGCGAGCCGAGTGTGGCACGGGCCGTGCTCGCGCAGGCGCGCCGGCAGCAGGGCTCACGGATCAGGGCACCCGCCCTCGACCGGTGGCTCCTGCTGATCGAGTCCCGGGTGGACCTGCGGACGGGCGCGTACGAGGCGGTCGAGGAGCGGTACGCGCGGGTCGGCGTACCGACCTTCGCCGAGCGGGTGTGCCAGGCCCGGGCTGCTTTCGCGGTGGGTGAGCTGTCCCGCGCGGAGGTGTTGCTCGCCGGGTCGCCCGCCCCGCTGTCCGAGACGGTCACCACCGTCGAGGCGCATGTGCTGACCGCCCTGATCGCCGACGCCCGGAGGCAGGGCCTCCGCGCCGCCGCCGCGCTCGCCGGTGCCTTCGCCCTGGCCGAGCACGAGGGCCTGATCGCACCGTTCGTCGCCATGGCGGGCGGTCGCCTGGAGAGGCTCGTCCGGCGGCAGAGTCTGCTGACGTACCGGAACACGGCGTTCGTGTCGGACGTCCTGAAGGCGATGACGGCGACCGGCGCCGGCGAGAACGCCGCCGTCCAGGCCGGAGAACTCAGCGAGCGGGAGCGGGAGGTGCTGAGTTACCTGCCGACCATGCTGACGGCCGGCGACATCGCCGCAGAGCTCGGCGTGTCGATCAACACCGTCAAGGCGCATCTCAGGTCGATCTACCGCAAGCTGAACGTGGCCCGGCGCCGCGAGGCGGTGACCCACGCCCGGGAGCACGGGCTGATCTGA
- a CDS encoding carboxylate-amine ligase: MLTVGVEEEFLLLDRTGAVASAASKVARHAGFDGRITPEYMSYQLETMSRVCRGLDELRSDLVALRRRAAAGARQAGVWLIASGTPPFRAGPLDALSDHARYRALARQFPSATAAGGTCACHVHVGVPDRDLAVAATVRLRPWLPALLALTVNSPYTADTDTGWASYRYVAQRRWPTFRAPEFWPNARRYDEVVHSLVTCRAALDEASVYFLARPSARYPTVEVRVADTCLTSEDAVMYAGLVRALVATVIEDERQRRPQHPAPRISVDAALLMAAQRGTRTTSPRPPQASAGLVARLLSKVTPALAAAGDLHEVRAWVFRQLREGTGADRQRSLWSRAECPAAFVIALAGTTVPSALSV; the protein is encoded by the coding sequence ATGTTGACCGTGGGCGTCGAAGAGGAATTCCTGCTGCTGGACCGGACCGGCGCCGTGGCATCCGCGGCGTCCAAGGTGGCGCGACACGCCGGCTTCGACGGCCGGATCACCCCCGAGTACATGAGCTACCAGCTCGAGACGATGAGCCGCGTGTGCCGGGGGCTGGACGAGCTGCGCAGCGACCTGGTGGCGCTCCGGCGACGGGCGGCCGCCGGTGCCCGGCAGGCCGGGGTGTGGCTGATCGCGAGCGGGACACCGCCGTTCCGGGCCGGTCCGCTCGACGCGCTGAGCGACCACGCCCGGTACCGGGCGCTGGCCCGCCAGTTCCCCTCGGCCACCGCCGCGGGCGGCACCTGCGCCTGCCACGTCCATGTCGGCGTGCCCGATCGCGATCTCGCTGTCGCCGCCACGGTCCGCCTGCGCCCCTGGCTGCCGGCACTGTTGGCCCTCACCGTCAACTCGCCCTACACCGCCGACACGGACACCGGCTGGGCCAGCTACCGCTACGTGGCGCAGCGACGCTGGCCGACCTTCCGAGCGCCGGAGTTCTGGCCGAACGCCCGCCGGTACGACGAGGTCGTGCACTCCCTGGTGACCTGCCGCGCGGCGCTGGACGAGGCGAGTGTGTACTTCCTGGCCCGGCCCTCCGCGCGGTACCCGACGGTGGAGGTCCGCGTCGCGGACACCTGCCTGACCAGCGAGGACGCCGTCATGTACGCGGGCCTGGTGCGCGCCCTGGTCGCCACGGTGATCGAGGACGAGCGGCAGCGTCGGCCCCAGCATCCGGCGCCGCGGATCTCGGTCGACGCCGCCCTGCTCATGGCCGCCCAGCGCGGGACGCGGACCACGTCCCCGCGCCCTCCGCAGGCGTCGGCGGGCCTCGTCGCCCGACTGCTATCCAAGGTCACGCCCGCTCTGGCCGCCGCCGGAGACCTCCACGAGGTCCGCGCCTGGGTCTTCCGCCAGCTCCGGGAGGGCACCGGGGCGGATCGGCAACGAAGCCTGTGGTCGCGCGCCGAGTGTCCCGCCGCGTTCGTCATAGCACTCGCCGGAACCACGGTCCCCTCCGCCCTGTCGGTCTGA
- a CDS encoding DUF6069 family protein, whose protein sequence is MTAMHQSASPQPRAMVSAGRLWAGGGATAVVAALIAIVGILVGRGLFGVEVLAPKGAGIWGDASTFWYAFGAAMLSLVATGLMHLLLLFTPRPMLFFGWVMTLATVVAMLAPFVTDNDLGSRMFTAGLNFILGVAIGSLVAGSAHTAVRTVPAPRRY, encoded by the coding sequence ATGACGGCGATGCACCAGTCCGCGAGCCCCCAGCCGCGCGCCATGGTCAGTGCCGGCCGGCTCTGGGCCGGTGGCGGGGCGACCGCCGTCGTGGCGGCACTCATCGCGATCGTCGGGATCCTGGTCGGTCGCGGCCTGTTCGGCGTCGAGGTCCTCGCCCCGAAGGGCGCGGGCATCTGGGGCGACGCCAGCACCTTCTGGTACGCCTTCGGCGCGGCGATGCTCAGCCTCGTGGCGACCGGTCTCATGCACCTGCTGCTGCTGTTCACCCCGCGGCCGATGCTGTTCTTCGGCTGGGTGATGACGCTGGCGACGGTGGTGGCGATGCTGGCGCCGTTCGTCACCGACAACGACCTGGGTTCCCGGATGTTCACCGCGGGCCTCAACTTCATCCTCGGCGTCGCCATCGGCTCGCTGGTGGCGGGCTCCGCGCACACGGCCGTCCGCACCGTGCCCGCGCCGCGCCGGTACTGA
- the ppk2 gene encoding polyphosphate kinase 2 — MTRQERMKNKPYQRELRRLHGELVAMQEWVKASGAKICILFEGRDTAGKGGTIKAITERVSPRVFRVVALPAPTERERSQMYLQRYVPHLPGAGDVVIFDRSWYNRAGVERVMDFCTEQQTHDFLQAAPGVERAIVDSGVILLKYWLEVSREEQTRRLESRINDPRKVWKLSDLDLRSYARWYDYSRARDAMFRATDTAWAPWYVADTDDKKRGRLNIISHLLSRVPYLPLPPSDVTLPKGQKAGGYREPDVSVRRVPTPF, encoded by the coding sequence ATGACCAGGCAGGAACGGATGAAGAACAAGCCGTACCAGCGGGAACTGCGCCGCCTGCACGGAGAGCTGGTCGCCATGCAGGAGTGGGTGAAGGCCTCCGGTGCCAAGATCTGCATCCTCTTCGAGGGTCGCGACACCGCCGGCAAGGGCGGCACGATCAAGGCGATCACGGAGCGGGTCAGCCCTCGGGTCTTCCGCGTCGTCGCGCTGCCGGCGCCGACCGAACGGGAGCGGTCCCAGATGTACCTTCAGCGGTACGTGCCACATCTTCCGGGCGCCGGCGACGTGGTGATCTTCGATCGGAGCTGGTACAACCGCGCCGGGGTGGAACGGGTCATGGACTTCTGCACCGAGCAGCAGACCCACGACTTCCTCCAGGCCGCGCCGGGCGTGGAGCGGGCCATCGTGGACTCCGGCGTCATCCTGCTCAAGTACTGGCTGGAAGTCAGCCGGGAGGAGCAGACGCGGCGCCTGGAGAGCCGCATCAACGACCCCCGCAAGGTCTGGAAGCTGTCCGATCTCGACCTTCGCTCGTACGCTCGGTGGTACGACTACTCCCGGGCGCGCGACGCCATGTTCCGCGCCACGGACACCGCCTGGGCACCGTGGTACGTGGCGGACACCGACGACAAGAAGCGCGGCCGTCTGAACATCATCAGTCATCTGCTCAGCCGCGTTCCCTACCTGCCGCTGCCGCCGAGCGACGTGACCCTGCCGAAGGGGCAGAAGGCCGGCGGCTACCGCGAGCCCGACGTGTCGGTACGGCGCGTTCCCACGCCCTTCTGA
- a CDS encoding DUF2231 domain-containing protein — MPSLLTVRGNAVQPLLLMFPFGLLAVAVILDVFRALGAPHLVGTLAYCTIAAGLVGGAMTAGALWIDALATRDRTAGPQRFLLDLAVLVVFAVVLLLRMRTPDRTAPTGVLVVELLGLTIAAAGAWYGAGAVRPRAERGMSR; from the coding sequence ATGCCGAGCCTGCTCACCGTCCGCGGCAACGCCGTACAGCCCCTGCTGCTGATGTTCCCCTTCGGCCTGCTCGCCGTGGCGGTCATCCTGGACGTCTTCCGCGCCCTCGGCGCACCGCATCTGGTCGGCACGCTGGCGTACTGCACCATCGCCGCGGGACTCGTGGGAGGCGCGATGACGGCGGGTGCCCTGTGGATCGACGCCCTGGCCACCCGTGACCGTACGGCCGGCCCGCAGCGCTTCCTGCTCGACCTCGCCGTACTCGTCGTCTTCGCCGTGGTCCTGCTGCTGCGCATGCGTACGCCGGACCGCACGGCACCGACCGGCGTCCTGGTGGTCGAGCTGCTGGGACTGACCATCGCCGCGGCCGGCGCCTGGTACGGCGCCGGCGCCGTGCGGCCGCGAGCCGAGAGAGGAATGAGCCGATGA
- a CDS encoding TOPRIM nucleotidyl transferase/hydrolase domain-containing protein, with amino-acid sequence MDATDRRKLARRALDGYVSGPAAPREATARALARIGHAGTVALVEGISDQIAVETAATCRGRDLEAERVVVVPIGGAHAIGRFLAEAGPLRAGVRLAGLCDLREAEIFRRGLAAADVFVCVDDLEDELIRAVGAAEVEALFDSQGDLGSFRSLQAQPAWRGREPKAQMRRFLGSGSRRKLRYARLLVEAAVARDVLPHPLDGLLTAVCPPGSPPVRR; translated from the coding sequence ATGGATGCCACCGATCGCCGCAAGCTCGCCCGCCGGGCGCTCGATGGTTACGTGAGTGGCCCCGCCGCTCCTCGGGAGGCGACGGCCCGCGCCCTGGCCAGGATCGGCCACGCCGGGACGGTGGCGCTGGTCGAGGGCATCAGCGACCAGATCGCCGTGGAGACGGCCGCGACCTGCCGTGGCCGGGACCTCGAGGCCGAGCGGGTCGTGGTCGTGCCGATCGGCGGTGCCCACGCGATCGGCCGTTTCCTGGCCGAGGCGGGACCGCTGCGCGCCGGGGTGCGGCTCGCGGGCCTCTGCGACCTGCGCGAGGCGGAGATCTTCCGGCGCGGACTGGCGGCCGCGGACGTCTTCGTCTGCGTCGACGACCTGGAGGACGAACTGATCCGTGCCGTCGGCGCCGCCGAGGTCGAGGCCCTCTTCGACTCGCAGGGCGACCTCGGGTCGTTCCGCTCCCTGCAGGCCCAGCCCGCCTGGCGAGGCCGGGAGCCCAAGGCGCAGATGCGGCGGTTCCTGGGCAGCGGCTCGCGCCGCAAGCTGCGCTACGCCCGGCTGCTGGTCGAGGCGGCCGTCGCCCGTGATGTCCTGCCGCACCCGCTCGACGGCCTGCTCACCGCCGTCTGCCCGCCGGGTTCACCGCCAGTTCGGCGATGA
- a CDS encoding DUF7144 family membrane protein — protein MTTAWLGWVVFIGILLCAAGLINAVQGLVAVFDDGFYRASTSALVVDVDYVVWGWALLIFGITLLFAGAGVVLGYRWARVVGVVVASINALVNLGFATAYPTWTILAVCFDVSAIYALIVHGGAARALRVGRK, from the coding sequence GTGACGACGGCGTGGCTCGGTTGGGTGGTCTTCATCGGCATCCTCCTGTGCGCCGCGGGCCTGATCAACGCCGTCCAGGGTCTCGTCGCGGTGTTCGACGACGGCTTCTACCGGGCGTCGACGTCGGCCCTGGTGGTCGACGTCGACTACGTGGTGTGGGGATGGGCGTTGCTGATCTTCGGTATCACGCTCCTGTTCGCCGGCGCGGGAGTCGTGCTGGGCTACCGGTGGGCCCGGGTCGTCGGGGTGGTGGTGGCGTCCATCAACGCCCTGGTGAATCTGGGGTTCGCGACCGCGTACCCGACCTGGACGATCCTCGCGGTGTGCTTCGACGTGTCGGCGATCTATGCCCTGATCGTCCACGGTGGTGCGGCCAGGGCGCTGCGGGTCGGTCGAAAATGA
- a CDS encoding phosphotransferase, which translates to MHDDEVRATAGQVRRLVAAQCPQWTGLSVTPLPDEVEGTDHVLFRIGGELVARMPKIGWAVGQAESDARWLPVLASHLPARIPVPLHLGRPGAGYPWRWTVVPWIGGSTPPRQGSADIALARDLAAFARALHAVDPSGGRSQARETYREAMGYDGATWRRACGWALAPALTGLDYYRHTFPRMAEGCRRMIRAVIAELAVNPAGRRR; encoded by the coding sequence ATGCATGATGACGAGGTCCGGGCCACCGCTGGGCAGGTGCGTCGATTGGTGGCGGCCCAGTGCCCGCAGTGGACCGGCCTTTCGGTGACGCCTCTGCCCGACGAGGTGGAGGGCACCGACCACGTCCTCTTCCGGATCGGCGGCGAGCTCGTCGCCCGGATGCCGAAGATCGGCTGGGCGGTCGGCCAGGCCGAGTCCGACGCGCGGTGGCTGCCCGTGCTGGCGTCCCACCTCCCGGCGCGGATCCCGGTTCCGCTCCATCTGGGCCGGCCCGGCGCGGGATATCCATGGCGATGGACCGTGGTGCCGTGGATCGGTGGAAGCACGCCTCCCCGGCAGGGCTCCGCCGACATTGCGCTGGCCCGCGATCTGGCGGCCTTCGCCCGTGCCCTGCACGCGGTGGACCCGTCCGGGGGCCGGTCACAGGCCCGGGAAACATATCGGGAGGCGATGGGGTACGACGGGGCTACCTGGCGGCGCGCGTGCGGCTGGGCCCTGGCGCCGGCGCTGACCGGGCTCGACTACTACCGGCACACCTTCCCGCGCATGGCCGAAGGTTGCCGTCGGATGATCCGCGCGGTCATCGCCGAACTGGCGGTGAACCCGGCGGGCAGACGGCGGTGA
- a CDS encoding DUF1269 domain-containing protein yields MTTFTVWKFDDADGADRAEHILRSAELDGLVKVEDYAIVRWPSDADHPTTAHGRQGMWQGAGWGAVFGLLIGTLFFVPLVGGLAGAALGALGSVIEDAGITKDQLEKIRSEVTAGTSALFAVTEQGDLDRLGERFRGMRSTLIATNLTDAERDVLFETFGGQKGVGTRRTDTSGSR; encoded by the coding sequence ATGACAACGTTCACCGTGTGGAAGTTCGACGACGCGGACGGCGCGGACCGCGCCGAGCACATCCTGCGGAGCGCGGAACTGGACGGTCTGGTCAAAGTGGAGGACTATGCGATCGTCCGGTGGCCGTCGGACGCGGACCACCCCACGACCGCCCACGGGCGCCAGGGTATGTGGCAGGGGGCGGGCTGGGGCGCGGTGTTCGGTCTGCTGATCGGCACCCTGTTCTTCGTGCCGCTCGTCGGTGGCCTGGCCGGGGCCGCGCTCGGCGCCCTCGGCAGCGTGATCGAGGATGCCGGCATCACCAAGGACCAGCTCGAGAAGATCCGCTCCGAGGTGACCGCCGGGACGTCGGCGCTGTTCGCCGTCACGGAGCAGGGCGACCTCGACCGGCTGGGGGAGCGGTTCCGAGGCATGCGGAGCACCCTGATCGCCACCAACCTCACCGACGCCGAGCGCGACGTCCTGTTCGAGACGTTCGGCGGTCAGAAGGGCGTGGGAACGCGCCGTACCGACACGTCGGGCTCGCGGTAG